In Alosa alosa isolate M-15738 ecotype Scorff River chromosome 10, AALO_Geno_1.1, whole genome shotgun sequence, the genomic stretch TCAAGGGTTATAAAGGTATTTTgttgtgtttagttgtataacaAAAGTTTTATAGCTATCCATGTGTGTTCACTTCTCGCTCCTTGGCTATCAATTTGGTAACTAAAACGGGCTATTTGGCgtctttagaacactaaacatatcGAAGGTGTCAAATGTTACTCCAGTCCAGATTTTTTGATgttaatcactcctatgatCCATTGATACCATCTTAAGATCATGTAGACCCTATGTTATCTCGTTTCTAGTATTATGATGACACATACCCTACAGTAAAAGAACAGAAAGCTTTTGAAAAGAACATCTTCAACAAGACTCACCGTACAGACAGTAAGTCACCATTTACTCTTTTCTCTTTCAGACACTTCAATATTATGACTATCTCTGTAGTCTCAGACCATTAACCATTTCAACTCACTGGTATGCTCTATCACATACAATGCTGCATCTGTCTCCCCAGGTGAGATTGCACTTTTAGAAGGACTAACTGTGGTCTACAAGAGCAATATAGACTTATACTTCTATGTTATTGGAAGCTCACATGAAAATGAGGTATAAACAAGCAGATGAACAAATCATCTGACATCCATTTGCAAATAGATTATTTGCTGTAATATACttgattttgaaaaaaatacttGATTTTTCCTGTTTCATCAGCTGATGCTGATGTCTGTCCTGAACTGCCTGTTCGATTCCCTCAGTCAAATGTTGAGGTAAGTCATTCTGTGTACATTCCAATCTCCTACATGTACTTCTGTATGCTAATCACACATTGAGGTTCATACTTCATGTATATGTTCCCTATTATTTACAGGAAGAATGTGGAAAGAAGAGCTTTGCTAGAGAACATGGAAGGATTGTTCCTAGCTGTCGATGAAATTGTAGATGGAGGGtaggacctttttttttatcaactaAGGCTTCACCTCGCAGATTTCAAAAAGCATTCGTTGTGTTATAAAATGCAGCTGATTTTAAATCTAGTTATATTATCATATACTAGCACATTCCAAGTGACTTTCATTGTCAAATGTAACTGAGAACATAAGAGTAAAAgttacaataacaataatacactACTACTATGCCATGCTGCTGCCACTACAACTACATGGAGATTTTAATATAGTTGTGTAGGGCAGGGGGTTAGATGAGAAATCAAAATGGAAGAGATGGAAGAACTATGAAGAGTTGTTGTAATATTTATGTTCATGTGTACTGTTCATGTGTTCAAAATGTGCATTTATTGCTGAGTTAAATGGTTCTGAATACTAGATGGTACTAGAAGTTGGTACAGTGTTGAAAATATTAAGTAATTTCCTTGAATAAATGTTAAAGGGTCAGCGTAGGAGATACAAAACATAGTTTTAAAATTATGACACTCTTATTTCATTGTACATTTTGTCATACATATCTTAACCAGTAACAATCAAAGTTTGTCAGGTTTTTCATTTTACATAACTATTTTAGTCTGCCTGGTCTTCCTTTGTCTGCCTGTCTTGTCTTTCATAGATGTATGCTTTCTTATTTGTATTCCTTgaccttgtttttcttttcctgaCCCTTAGAGTCATCCTAGAGAGTGACCCACAGCAGGTTGTCTACCGTGTAGCATTACGGGTAAGCAGCATTATCTCTTTAATGATCTTTTGTTGTTGTCATCTATATCTGTGTCTCAGGGGAATTCTGACTACAGAGACATTGAGAGCCAAGAATGAGTTTTCACATGCTTTCTTTGCAGGGTGATGATGTTCCTTTGACAGAACAGACTGTGACTCAGGTAAGAGGACCTCAGCTGCTATAATTTGTGGTATATCTATTTCGAGACATGTGTAGGCAATAAGGCCTTGGAACTTAGGAATTGTACAGAGATGACCTGGTTGCAGAAAGGTCTGTAGGTTGACTATGTTGACTTCCTCCAAATAAGAAAAAGCAATTTGGCCTGTTTCGCAACAAGATGACACTCATAGTCAATAGTCACAATGCAGTTAGTGAACAGGCAAagttagggcctgtccacacggagacgctttttaggttaaacgcagaggttttgcttcgtcttggccgagcgtccaaacgaatcctgtaaacgcactgcccgaaaccgcacttttctgaaacctggtcccagagtggagaaatctgaaaccgcccgtttgagtttgtttagacagcttaaaccgacatcctgcttgcgtgtcgatgatgtcatcgccacacctcagctgcactggacttgcacttatagtattgcctaacaatactagttttcatacatgacattacctacgatcacactccgtaagataaatatcacaactggtgctgcgcagcgccgatagcttattacttggtggactgaacactgtttttcccggtgtttttttatgcattctagctactgtcagtgacgcgagagaacttaagttattaggaaagtgcagtgtaagtttaggctacattaatttgtgcgtagtgccagtgtcattcatttattttacatgtcttacaacatatatacatgcattcacagtcgagtgaaatcatatataagcatacaaagacgcttagaactcacgttaagccaatggtagcacactgaatacgaatgcacgatttgatgcaggcaaaagtattgactgttactaacgaaggttttatagcaatattattaTATAGCAATATAGCAAAAtatataaatgtggcgacagaatagcctagaacttgggtaagccttgcgtttagtagcctaattgcggtgatagccaaaactaatgtgaatcacggactatcctacaaccaaagaaagtaaaggtgattagtaggcctacctgcgttagccaaataaaggacgggactgcagccttcacaaaccgtaaaataaagtttattagttttacagttgacagttcatcatcagtccacacaaacaattctggtttccttgcactagccattttgtcgtagcctattctgtctgtttttaaagcgcaagttttggtcaatttctgtaaagaaacagtgccacctataggcctggggcatgaagtaacgtgttgagtcgtgttgagatggatccgtttggacgcaaatattcttgataaggttccagggaagacggaggaaaaaaagatcggtttggtacgtgtggactaggccttagtcTTTGTCTTGCAAACCATTGTCAGTGTATTTAGGGTGTTTGGGCCAGATTGTGCCCTTTGCACTATGTGTGCAGGAGCAGTTTAATTTGGAATCATTTGGATGCAGTCGATTATGTCACTCATCACTAATTCTCCTAACTCTTGATAAATGTGATTACCGGTGTGTCCAGTTTGCACATGGAAATCCAATTTCTTTTCACCAACTTCTTTGTTTTTGAAGGTGCTGCAGTCGGCAAAGGAACAAATCAAGTGGTCACTTCTGCGGTAGTGTGGGAACCACAAccactgaatacacacacatacacccactcactctctcacatacacacacacacacacacacacacacacacacagtgacattcCTGTATTCATACCTCTGTATATCTCAGATATCATTGCACTGAATCATCCACTAGAGGACATTAGTTACCCTCTGTCTCCTTGGTTATGATTTCCATGATTTCCAACTGTTTCCAGTAAGAAGGTAGACCTGAAGAGACCTAAGACCTGAATGCTGGTATTGTTTTGAATGTGTTGTAAGCAATACCCTGATACATAGTTCTCTATTCCTCCCATTTCTCAGTGCTTTTCTGCCCTGCTATTACCAGTGGGTAACTGTGGGTAACTGTGAAAAAGTGTAACTGCAGTGTaacctagtgttaattttgtcacctatttttaatttagtcttagtcttagtcttgtgacgaaatgtcctttttagtctttgtcatatttagtcattcaaatatttttttgttagtcaagttttagtcgactaaaagtctcgtcattttagtctagttttagtcaaaaggaaactaaaggtatcttagtcttagtcagttttagtcaacacattttagtcttttttttataacaaattatttctgattaccatgagtcaaatagtgtttcacacatctcaattttccaacaatattgtgtgtccacagggctactctgttataattactcattctttttttgtcagtcagtatgtttacatgcacaggtaagtcgagctacagttatagctcggctgggattttgaccatagacagtaaaagatttgactggaccagtgtcatattcgtagaccagtgtttctcaaagtgtggtccggggatcactggtggtccataaagcTATCACAAGTGGTCCGcaaagcagacgtggtaaaatataatatagatgagttgtttgcaatataacttgtatgttaatccaaacagttctgcaacactgtctatgtaagatatgccagtttaaatcatacagtatgaatcctctgacacaataagcaaagtgcaaagacaataagcaaggtggttcagtaagtaggcctattgtgtagactaattataggctactgttgaagtaggtctaatctttttttttttttagctagggttagttaagtggtcctgaaactgaaaaagtttgagaaacactgtcgtgaaTGGCCgaactattaatgttttactccatataaagctagatggcgatatgcttcaaacacaacacattccccaaacagactctccatcttagccatagctaacttgctagcttaactttccatattagcttacttgctagcaaactttgcatcatcagtctaactagatgaatagttgacattacatgctgaacattttcgtatggacattgtgggggatgttaatttgtatgagagaagcttcaacttctgggtatgtagcattgtggcataaagcttaggttgctaactctggcagaaatctccagtgttcttgttccatgcagttttagatgttgcagccacagggttgcagcagcagcacgatagactagcctacaggaaagccgtatgcgtatgaactcattcgaatattttgaaaacgtaacagctagatattctgtcttctcattttgtagacgaacatgaaggagattttatcttagtttttttatttcatgcaaaacattttagtctcgtcttttttacaacaataatgcatcttaagatagtcttagtcagtgtttcaggacattactgccgtctcgtcatcgcctcgccttagtcatgaaaaaaaaaaaggttgatctaacatatttcctctcgtctcgtctgacgaaattaacactagtgtaACCCttcagtatgtctgtgtgttatgaATTCCAAGAACCATATACAAATCATTGTGCATTATGTGTCACTTGGCCTTGTTTATACCTTGATGAAAAATAAACAGTTTGAGGAAATGTGGAAAAAAGTCTCAGTAATTTCTCGTGTTTCAATGTTTGTGGAGGTTGGTCTGCCAGTAGATGATGGAACCAACAGCGCCATCTACTGGTTGCAAGAGGGGGATTTTCATCAGGCCTCTTTTAGAAGCTATATGAAGAGTATGAGTGAGTATGATTTACTTATTTGCAAGTGTGGGATATTGTCTAACGCATAAACAATACTTTACTCATGTAATACACACCTCCAATGAGTTTCTCTGTATGTCGAAATACAAAACGTTAGCATTTCCGTCCCTCGCGAGAGttaaacagatagatagatagatactttattgatccccaggggaaattcaaggtgtaATAATTCAACAGGTGTGATAATtccaaatccccatgttattttcccataggaaaaatctcaagatactggatctccttatatgggcaaagatggcagcttttttgtaggcaaacttcagaggtctattccaaatccccatgttatttttccATAGGAAAAGCCTCAAGttaccggatctccttatatgggcaaagatgctggcttttttgtaggcaaacttcagaggtctatgttACATTCAGTCACAGGGTCCATTGTTTAGAAGTGATGCTGCATGCTTTATGTTTTGTagttaaatgtagatatttTTTACAATGGATGTACATATTATTGCAAGTGACACCAAATCTTTACATAATCATGTCCCAAAGTAATACAAGTGTAAAACAAGTAGTTAATATTAATTCATTTTAGTATGTACTGTGGGTTCTACTGAAAGATTGTTgtgataattattattttattttttttcaaaagtttgCCTTACTCATGGAAACTTAATTTGACTTTCAATTATGTCAAGTCCTCGATAGcaaccaacaaacaaataaatggcATTATCTATACCTGGTAATCACAGAATTAGGCCTGCATGCACATTATGTTAGTTTCGCCTTAGGACAAAAGAACTTTCCTTTTTCAATACGTCATCAATGCAATGCCACGTGCCGTCCCACAGCACTGCTTGCCAAAATGTACACTGGCATTTAGCAATCATCTAGAAGCAGCCAGCATAAGCGCCGTCTCCAAGGTAACAACACAGTGACGTGGCACACTCATCCCATATTTAGCCGCATGATTGGGGCCACACGTAAAACCTGAAATCTGAGACTGTCTAGTACATGCCTGGTTTTGTAGCGTCTCGACTGTGGGTGTAAGATAAGGCAATCACATCTCTGTCtaaatgtagacagcaaatctACATGTGTGTTTACCAGCAGGAATTTATTACTGACGTGCCAGATTTGGGGATGTGCTTCTTTACCTGTTTAACACTGGCAATATAGAAAATGCTGGGTCCTGCATTCATTTGAACTCCACGCTGATCATTAGTATTAAATACAGGGCTTCATACATTCTGTTGAATTATATGAATAACTGAAAGGGATTGAACATCATTGAAACAGTAGACACCTGTCTGACTTACACTGAATGCTAAACAAAAACAGGGAGGGGGGTATAtttgttattgtgttattgtgtgtgtgtgtgtgtgtgtattgtgtgtgtgtgtgttctgttctgttcagcCATTTGTGTCTTGTCTCTGCTGTGCAAACCTTTCTGCCCTGATAAAGACCAAAACAGCCAAGTTCCCAGTCAAACAATTGGATCAGAGTGTTTGGGCTTGAGGCCCTTTGTATGTGACTTATCTGGTTTGCAAAACGTGTTTGCTGCATGTATCGTGCAGGCGTGTTTGTATTTATTGGTCGTCACCAGGCACCGTGCCAATCTCAGTACCGTCGTCGGCAGCAACTCTGCTCagaattttcagttttattcttTATGGCCGTCGCGAGGGCCGTTTGTGGCTTAGCACGCGCGCACACTGCCCTGCGAGGGGCTCCAGCGGGAAGCAGTCCAAGAACAACTCACGCTCCCCCTCGCTTCCTCCCCATTACAGCATAATGACCATAACTCAGTTTCTCAGCTCGCCTCCAAAGCCTGTACCATGATAACAGTCAGTGTAACTGTATCCATGCACTAGTACTGCTTCTTCTGCAGGTCCTAGCTCTGCAAAAAGAGAAAACCTAATTATGGTTCCCTTATTTCTGGTATAGCATTGCTGAAAAGGAGTAAGAGAGGGTTTATCTAGAAGGTTTATGTGTATGTAGAGGACACTGGAGCCAGGACACTGCAGAAGTCACATAGGCATGACAGTTAGCATTCAGGTGAAAATGAATATAATTTTAGACAACTATCGATTAGCACAGATATAGCCACTCATATGTCAATCTAACTGCCACAAAGAGCATGAAGTTCACAGTGTATGATACTCGGGCTCAGGACTGGATAACTCATTGCACAAGCCTAGAGAGTGACTTTGGGAAAATATAATTTGAGCCAATGACCTAAGCAGCTGCTCTGTGGCTCTTGCCATGCACCTTTTTCTGGTCCAACTGCAACAGTAAAACCAGGAAGGGCCGGGTGCTGCCAGCGGCAAAATATTAAACAGAACTAATGCTGGTTCTGCCACAGTGCCATTGGCCTATTTCATGTAGATGAATTTTTAAACAGTTGCCAGTCTATAGAAATAACTGGGGCAATTTAAAGGAGAATAAGACTGATAATTGTGTGAATATTTTATAAGAACTTCCTTCTCTTTACTCCATTCCTTTACCTGTAcctcttaattccatgatcCAGTGCTACGTCCCCTCTTGCCCACTGCCCTCCTCTGATGAGTGTCTGCTTTGTTGGCCCTCTATCAACACTAAAGACGTCACAGTCAAGAATAATTTCTTTTGGGACTCCTTTTTGGGGAAAAGAACTACGTAATGCTCTTTATTCTAGCGATCGTTTTGAGATCCTCAAAATGCATCTAAAGAATTGACCTTGTTTGTAACTAATTAATTTTCCTTACAGAGTCGCGGTTTGTAAGCTATATGGTAatggttattattattgttctgTTAATTCTGTTTAAtaatcatttttgttttttatttaggtCATATGACTTTACTATAaactgttaatgttaatgtaatgtaatgtttattgccATTGTCAtcgtaagtcgctttggacaaaatgcGTCTGCTTGGAACCATAAACATAATAATTTTTATTCACAGTGCAGTCATTAGATTTTGTGGTATGCACAGATATTGCCTCGGGacattctctcttgctctttgtAAGATACGTATACCAACGTGAGATGTGTGTGATGGTCTCTGTCTTTTGTGTCATGTTCAAACTCAAGCTCTTTCAAAGATCTTAAAtcagtgcacacacaagaatgaagCAAAAACTTCTTTCACCCTTAAAAGCAGTGGCATGACAAGCATGCATAGTTCTCATTTGCAGGCctcattttttcccttttccccccacaccctc encodes the following:
- the LOC125301839 gene encoding coatomer subunit zeta-1-like isoform X2: MDSFALEPTLYTVKAVLILDNDGERLYAKTLQYYDYLCSLRPLTISTHWYALSHTMLHLSPQLMLMSVLNCLFDSLSQMLRKNVERRALLENMEGLFLAVDEIVDGGVILESDPQQVVYRVALRGDDVPLTEQTVTQVLQSAKEQIKWSLLR
- the LOC125301839 gene encoding coatomer subunit zeta-1-like isoform X1 — protein: MDSFALEPTLYTVKAVLILDNDGERLYAKYYDDTYPTVKEQKAFEKNIFNKTHRTDSEIALLEGLTVVYKSNIDLYFYVIGSSHENELMLMSVLNCLFDSLSQMLRKNVERRALLENMEGLFLAVDEIVDGGVILESDPQQVVYRVALRGDDVPLTEQTVTQVLQSAKEQIKWSLLR